Genomic DNA from Clostridium sp. BJN0013:
TCTTGCCGTCACTCTTGGTTAAAAGTGTAAAAGTCATTCCGAAAGCAGGTTTTCTCTCCTTTTTTCTAATCAGATTTACCCCTGCTATTATATTTGCCCACTGGTCATCTCCTCCCATTTGTAATGTACATCCGTATCTTCTATTTAATTCTAAAAAGTCATACCCTTGCATTAACATATAATTAAATTCAAGAAAAGTTAATCCTTTTTCCATTCTTTGTTTAAAACATTCTGCTGTAAGCATCTTATTCACAGAAAAATGTACTCCTATTTCTCTCAGAAAGTTAACATAATTTAAATTCATAAGCCAATCTGCATTATTTGCCATTATAGCTTTTTCATCTTCAAAATCTATAAACTTAGAAAACTGTTTTTTAAAACAATCAGCATTGTGCCGTATCTGTTCTTGTGATAACATCTTTCTCATATCAGTCTTTCCTGTGGGGTCACCAATCATTGCAGTACCTCCCCCAAGCAAAGCTATAGGTCTATGTCCTGCTTTTTGCATATAAGACATAACCATCATCTGCAGGAAATGTCCTATATGCAAGCTATCTGCTGTAGGATCAAATCCTATATAAAATGTTACCTTTTCCTTCCCTAACAATTCTCTTACTTCATCTTCATGAGTAATTTGTTTTATGTAACCACGTTCTAATAATATGTCATAAACGTTAGCCAACTTGTATCCCTACCTTTCAATAACTAGCACAGTTGTTATAAGTTATAGTATATATTTAAACCTTCTTTTTATCAACCTATAATTGCCTTTACTAAAATTACATATGAAGCAAAATTTTAAGACTGGAAAGGTTTCCAGTCTTAAATATATAAAATCACCATTATTTTCTAATTGATACTATAATTAACTATGTCAGCATTAATTATGCTGCCACATACTTCATAATAAATTGAGGCATTTTTCCTTCATCCTCATTTACACTTATATAAAAATCCACATTATATTCCTCTGCTAATTTTTCAATATTATAAAATAAGTGTGACACATTTTCAAGATTTTCATCTATAATATTGAGTAATCCATCTACAAAAATTGTATCAATATCATAATCTTTTGAAAGTATGCCACACAAAAAACCATAAAAGCTTTCCATTTTTCTTAATTTGAAATCACTTGTCACTATAAACCTGATTTCCCTGTTCAATTGACACATAGGTCCTTTATCATCATCTATATATACAACATGCCCCCTTCCTATCATTGCCTTTTCATTGGCCAAATTAATCAATTCTTTAGTCTTTCCTGAACCTCTTTTGCTGCAGAATACATTAATCATTTTTACCACCCCTTTAATTTATATACTTAGGTGCCATTCTCATAATCAAATTATATTTAAATTATATAATGTTCAGAATATTTTTTCAACATATAAATCAGAAATTCTTTTTAAAAAAGCATTACATATTTTTACATTTTTCTCATAGAATAAACTTCCCCTATTTGAATTTCTTGATTCCAGGATAAATGATTTTAAAATCATTATTTTTTATAGAATTTATAAATTTAACTGTATTTTTATTTTTAAATGCCTTTTTCATCTTATTGAATCCCCCTGAAGCTTTTATAAGTCTTTTTTTTGTATCTAATGCAATTATTTTTTCATATATCCACATATTTCTTCTTGCATAGCTAAATTCATTTTTATTTTTCTTATGTGCCAAAATACCTGGACCTGTGACTACTATACTATTAAGATCTATAATAACCTCTATACCTCTATAAAAATCAGAATAATCTCTATATATTATTGCATCTCTTATTCCTTCATTCACAAATTCCAAAGGATAAGATTTTGCAGTCACAATTTTTCTTATCATATCTTCTGTTTTATCCATTATTGATATAAGGTCACCTTGAATTATACTCACTGGATTCAAATTATTATTAACCTTATTAATTATTTTTATCATATTATGGGGTATATATACATTATTGTTCTTAGAAAAAATTAATAGTCCTCCTAAAGTAGCCATATATTTTCCTGAATCCTTATCCATATATACTATTGAAGCACTTTCCATTAATTCTAATCTATTTTCATCTGTCACATTTATTCCTTGAGATGAAAAATATTTATTTACCAGTTTACTATCCAGGCAATTCAAATTACTACGGGGTATGGGACACAACTCTATACTTATGCTAAGATTTTCTTCAAGTGCAGAAACTATTTCTTGCTTGCGCATAGTATCATTTGTAGATCCCCTTCTTATGTAAAAAGATCCATTATCCCTCATTTGATAAGGTTTCTGAGGACCATCATATATAATTATAATAGCTATTTTTTTACCCTCATATTTTAAAATTTCCAAGGAAATCGGTATAGGAGGATCTATTCTAGAACTTATTATCTGCTGTATTTTTTCTTCATCAAAGTTTGCTTCACCTATGCCAAATATTTTTTTGGTCTTATCTTCAATTCCTATTATAAGATAGCCTCTTCCCCCTCTGGAATTAGCTATGGCACATACATCTTTAGCTAACTCTTTCTTTCCACTATCGTTATCTATATTTATACACTGCTTAAAGTCTAATTTAGGTCCTTCTATTTTTTTTAATAAATTAAGAAATTTCTTAGTATCCATAAAAATAACCTCAATATTTATTTTATATGTATGTATACTTTTAATTATACTCTATAAAAGTTAATTTAATTATACTCTATAAAAGTTAATTTAATTATGATCTATTGTTATTATTTAATAGATTTTTCATGATATTTTAATTTACATATGTAAAAAATAAGCCTATTTACTTTACTTATTATCCATTTTCAAAACATATTATTATGTAAATTTGGATATTCCACTTCATCCAGCTATATCAAGTTATTGCGAAAAACAATATTTTTCTAAAACATTGTTTTTTTATTAGAATATGGTATAATTAGCATAGAGTTTTACTCTAACTATAAACATTTTTTATATAATGTTAGGTCAAATTTTTTCAAGGTACTATATTCTCCTTAATCCTGGAGGTAGATTATCAAGAATAAAATTAGTCCTAGGTTTAAGGAGGTTTTTTTATGACAGACAAAACAATTGTATGCAAAGATTGTGGAAAAGAATTCATATTTACAGAAGGAGAGCAGCAGTTCTACAAAGAAAAAGGATTTGAAAATGATCCTGTAAGATGTATAGACTGCAGAAGAAAAAGAAAAGCTGAAAAGAATAGAATAAGACCTAGATAATAATCTTAGGAGGGAATCTATCCCTCCTAGTTATGTTTATGAACAAATTTCGTCTGAATCTAAGAATCATTTGATTTTTACATTGCTAAATTTTTCTTTTTAATATCTTACTTAAAGGAAGTGCTATAGCTATACCTACCAAGCTTTGAGCTATATTTCCTGGAATTTCTGCAGTAGATAACACAAATGCTTTAACTAAATCTATATTAGCTATAAAATGCATCATTAACGCACCTGCCACATAATATGCTAGTATCATCCAAATACATGCTATAATAAATGCGAATACATTATTTCCAAATTTTTCTCCATTATTTCCCTTTCTATAAGCAATGGCAGCAGCAATCCATGCCATGATTCCTTTTATAAAAAAGGTAAAGGGAGCCCAAATAGCATAGGGTGAAAGAACGTCAAATAAACACATTCCCACCGCAGCTGAAAAAAATCCCTTCCTTTTTCCTAGCAATATGGCTCCTAAGAGTACCATACTATCCCCAAGATGTACAACCCCTTTAAACATACCCCCCGTAGGTATATTAATTATAGCTGTAAAAATATAAACTATTGCAGCCATAAGTGATACTTGAACCATATCCCTCACTTTCAAATTGTTAAGTACTAATTTTTTTTGTTCTATCAAAATATAGTGCCTCCTTTTTATAGATTAATACTATTATATTTTTTTTCGCAAAAAAATCAAATGTACCCATACAATTTTTAAAATCAATTTTTATTTTAATAACTTTATAGATTAAAGGTAATACTATACTATATAACACTTCAGATATATTTAAATAACTCTCCATCAGACAGTTACTTTAAAATACATCTGAATTATAGGATAACCAAATACTAAACTATTAAGGAGACTTAATATGATATTTTTTAAATGGCTCTGCAGCCTTATACTAATATTCCTATTTGTAGGTATAATACTCAAAGTAGGAGCTATATTTATAGATATCCTACTTTTAATATGTACCTTCATTTTTATGATAGATATATTATTTATAAAAAAAAAGGAGCTCTAACTGTAAAATACACTTTTTTCATTTAAAATATTTTCATTATACTTTCCTTTTTGCTAATGATATAATTTATTCTGTGCATAAGGGAGGTATATTTTTATGTATCAAGTAATTCTTAGTTTCATGATTTTTCCCTGTAATAATAAATACGATTTATTGACAGATTATTTGTATGCAAGTAATATGTAAGTAAGGACGATTATATTTATGGAAGGATGATTAGAATGAGTAAGATTTTAGGCAATACTCTTCCTGCTGAAGTTATAGATCTATTTAATAAAGAACTAACTACAGCTATAATATCAACAGTTACAGAAGAGGGTTTCCCTCATGCTATGCCTGTACATTTAATGTTTGCACCAAATCATTCAACTATTAGACTGGCTTTGATGAGAATACATAAAACTGTAGCAAACATTAAAAATAATTCAAAGGCATTTATAACAATTTTAGAAGGACATGATATAGCGCTTGGAATAAAAGGAAGTGCTAAAGTAATAAGAGAACCTATGAACAATAATTCCGCTATGTGTATGGTTGAATTTAAAGTAGAAGAGATAAAAAGTGATACAACCCCTACAGTAATAGTTGTAGAAGGTATTCGTAATGTTCATAGAACTGAAAAGACTAAACCTTTCTTTAGAGGAATGTTTGACGAATTATATAAAGGTTAAAATTTAGTTATAGAGAAACACTGAGTATTAATAAAATTAGATAATACTTAGTGTTTTTTAATTGTATTTTAAAGTATTTAAAATTTATCTGGGTAAGTGATTCTCAGATTCAGATAAAGTTTACTATGCTGAAAAAAACATTGTAAGTTGACATTAACATATAATAAAGTTAAAATCAGTGATGAAACTAATAAAAGAAGGAGCGAAAAGGTAGTGGCAGACTTAAAAAAAGAGATAGAAAAAAGAAGAACATTTGCAATAATATCTCATCCTGATGCAGGTAAAACAACTCTTACTGAAAAATTACTATTATATGGAGGTGCCATAAGACTTGCAGGTTCAGTTAAGGCCAGGAGAGCATCCAAACATGCAGTATCCGATTGGATGGATATAGAAAAACAAAGAGGCATTTCTGTAACTTCATCAGTAATGCAGTTCAATTATAATAATTATTGTATAAATATATTAGATACACCAGGTCACCAAGACTTTAGTGAAGATACATATAGAACTTTAATGGCAGCAGATAGTGCTGTTATGGTAATAGATGGAGCAAAAGGAGTAGAATCACAAACAAAAAAACTTTTTAATGTGTGCAGCTTAAGAGGAATTCCCATATTTACATTTATAAATAAAATGGATAGAGAAAGTAAAGATCCTTTTGAATTAATGGAAGATTTAGAAGATGTATTAGGAATAAAATCTTATCCTATGAACTGGCCTATAGGATCTGGAAAAGATTTCAAAGGCGTATATGATAGAAAAAAAAGTTTGATAGAAATATTTAATGGGGGTAATCATGGTCAAACTGCAGTAGAATCCATGGAAGGTAATGTAGAAGACAGTATATTTAAAGACTTACTTGGAGAAAATTTGCACCAAAAGCTCCAAGAGGATATAGAACTTTTAGATATAGCTGGGGACCAATTTGATTTGGATAAAGTCAGAACAGGTTATCTTACACCTGTATTTTTTGGTAGTGCCCTTACTAATTTTGGAGTAGAACCTTTTTTAGAAGAATTTTTAAACTTGACTACATCTCCTCTGCCAAGAAAATCAGATGCTGGAGAAATCGATCCTTTTGATCCTAAATTTTCAGCTTTTGTATTTAAAATACAAGCCAATATGAATCCATCTCATAGAGATAGGATTGCATTTATGAGAATATGTTCTGGTAAATTTAAAAAAGGAATGGAAGTATATCACATGCAGGGGGGAAATAAAGTCAAACTTTCTCAACCCCAACAATTTCTAGCCCAGGATAGAGAAATTATTGAAGAAGCCTATGCAGGGGATATAATAGGCGTATTCGATCCAGGTATTTATAGTATAGGAGATAGTTTATGTTCTCCAAATAAAAAGTTTAAATTTGAAAGTATTCCTGCCTTTGCCCCTGAACATTTTGCAAGAGTCAAAACTGTAGATACCATGCGAAGAAAACAATTCATAAAAGGTATTAGTGAAATCTCTCAGGAAGGTGCCATTCAGGTATTTAAAGAGCTTCATATAGGTATTGAAGAAATTATCATAGGAGTAGTTGGTATACTTCAACTAGAAGTATTGGAATATAGAATGAAAAATGAATACAATACAGATATAAAAATAGACATATTGCCTTATAAGTTTATAAGATGGATAGAACATTCCGATATAAATTTGAAAAATCTAATTTTAACAAGCGATACTAAAAAAGTAATGGATTTAAAAGGTAGAAATATTTTGATATTTCAAAGCGAATGGTCCATTAGCTGGGCTTTAGAGCATAATAAAAATATAAAATTATCTGATATAGGCATAATGGAATAAAAAATTATTTTATACTCTCATCTAATAACCTTAAAAATTATCTTTTTATAATACTGCAATTTGTAATTTAAAATAAATATCAAACTTTTAAATACACAATAAATATTAAATATTATTTTTAAAACTACTTTTAGTATAAAATATTCACATTTTATATATAAATCACATATTATGAATTGCAGTTATAAAGAATCATTCCATAAATACGCTTTTTTACTTCACTAAATCTCTCTATAATCACCATATCTTTATTATTCCTTGAAAATAGATACTTATAGATTATTTTAATTCATAGAAGTAATAAAACAAAAAGGAGGTTAATACTATGACATCAA
This window encodes:
- the tyrS gene encoding tyrosine--tRNA ligase; this translates as MANVYDILLERGYIKQITHEDEVRELLGKEKVTFYIGFDPTADSLHIGHFLQMMVMSYMQKAGHRPIALLGGGTAMIGDPTGKTDMRKMLSQEQIRHNADCFKKQFSKFIDFEDEKAIMANNADWLMNLNYVNFLREIGVHFSVNKMLTAECFKQRMEKGLTFLEFNYMLMQGYDFLELNRRYGCTLQMGGDDQWANIIAGVNLIRKKERKPAFGMTFTLLTKSDGKKMGKTEGGAIWLDKKKTSPYNFYQYWRNVDDADVEKCLLLLTFLPMDEVKRLSSLSGEKINEAKKVLAYEVTKIIHGKEEAQKAKEAAEALFSGGENLNNVPTIELGESSLGCSIVELLVDNHLLPSKSEARRLIKQNGLTINGEKVTDSELKVTRDHFKNGELLIRRGKKNYNRIIIK
- a CDS encoding helix-turn-helix domain-containing protein, encoding MDTKKFLNLLKKIEGPKLDFKQCINIDNDSGKKELAKDVCAIANSRGGRGYLIIGIEDKTKKIFGIGEANFDEEKIQQIISSRIDPPIPISLEILKYEGKKIAIIIIYDGPQKPYQMRDNGSFYIRRGSTNDTMRKQEIVSALEENLSISIELCPIPRSNLNCLDSKLVNKYFSSQGINVTDENRLELMESASIVYMDKDSGKYMATLGGLLIFSKNNNVYIPHNMIKIINKVNNNLNPVSIIQGDLISIMDKTEDMIRKIVTAKSYPLEFVNEGIRDAIIYRDYSDFYRGIEVIIDLNSIVVTGPGILAHKKNKNEFSYARRNMWIYEKIIALDTKKRLIKASGGFNKMKKAFKNKNTVKFINSIKNNDFKIIYPGIKKFK
- a CDS encoding zinc-ribbon domain-containing protein; this translates as MTDKTIVCKDCGKEFIFTEGEQQFYKEKGFENDPVRCIDCRRKRKAEKNRIRPR
- a CDS encoding ECF transporter S component, with translation MEQKKLVLNNLKVRDMVQVSLMAAIVYIFTAIINIPTGGMFKGVVHLGDSMVLLGAILLGKRKGFFSAAVGMCLFDVLSPYAIWAPFTFFIKGIMAWIAAAIAYRKGNNGEKFGNNVFAFIIACIWMILAYYVAGALMMHFIANIDLVKAFVLSTAEIPGNIAQSLVGIAIALPLSKILKRKI
- a CDS encoding pyridoxamine 5'-phosphate oxidase family protein — encoded protein: MSKILGNTLPAEVIDLFNKELTTAIISTVTEEGFPHAMPVHLMFAPNHSTIRLALMRIHKTVANIKNNSKAFITILEGHDIALGIKGSAKVIREPMNNNSAMCMVEFKVEEIKSDTTPTVIVVEGIRNVHRTEKTKPFFRGMFDELYKG
- a CDS encoding peptide chain release factor 3, which produces MADLKKEIEKRRTFAIISHPDAGKTTLTEKLLLYGGAIRLAGSVKARRASKHAVSDWMDIEKQRGISVTSSVMQFNYNNYCINILDTPGHQDFSEDTYRTLMAADSAVMVIDGAKGVESQTKKLFNVCSLRGIPIFTFINKMDRESKDPFELMEDLEDVLGIKSYPMNWPIGSGKDFKGVYDRKKSLIEIFNGGNHGQTAVESMEGNVEDSIFKDLLGENLHQKLQEDIELLDIAGDQFDLDKVRTGYLTPVFFGSALTNFGVEPFLEEFLNLTTSPLPRKSDAGEIDPFDPKFSAFVFKIQANMNPSHRDRIAFMRICSGKFKKGMEVYHMQGGNKVKLSQPQQFLAQDREIIEEAYAGDIIGVFDPGIYSIGDSLCSPNKKFKFESIPAFAPEHFARVKTVDTMRRKQFIKGISEISQEGAIQVFKELHIGIEEIIIGVVGILQLEVLEYRMKNEYNTDIKIDILPYKFIRWIEHSDINLKNLILTSDTKKVMDLKGRNILIFQSEWSISWALEHNKNIKLSDIGIME